From Brassica rapa cultivar Chiifu-401-42 chromosome A06, CAAS_Brap_v3.01, whole genome shotgun sequence:
CATTCATCAACTTCCTTACTCCTGTTCGTGTCTCTGAAACTCTCTAATGGCAGCTTTTGGCCAGTTGATCTCATTCATCAAATTGATTACGCATCAACGAGATCCTTCTCAAAACTGACCAGTTGATGTCATCATATGGTATAAGGGTTAAGTTCACACCTGTTTTGACGCACTGTTTTGCAGACGTAGACCCTATCCAAAGAGCCATTTCACGTAACACGTCATGCATTTTCACAGTAGTTTCTGATTCCATCAATAGATGCGCACGAACTAACAAACCAATTATAACATGACCTTTGTTGTTACTTCCATCTTCATCTCTCTTTCCATTTATAAATCCTTCATTGATCCAATACTCTATCAACTCCTCCTCCTTTATTTCATAATCTTCCGGGAACAAAGAACAGTATAGGAAGCATGATTTCATCTTATCATCCTCTAAACCATCATAGCTGAACTTCAAAACTGAAAGAATATTTTCTTCCATACCTGGAAACTCGCGGCTGGAACTTTTGAGAACATCATTTGCATGACGCCATTCATGTACATCCTCTTTACATGACATGGCTTTGCCAATCACATTGAGTGCAAGTGGCAAGCCATGACATTTTTCGGAATTTTTTTTTGCGAGTGTGAGAATTTCCGAATCCTTCTTTAATGGGGCTTCTCCAACTACATTTTGAAACAGTTCCCACGCTTCATTCGTTGACAAACAATCCATTTTCAGCTCATCATCAGCTCTCATGTGTCTGCAAACTTCCTTTTTACGAGTGGTGAAAACTATCTTCGATCCATTTTCTTGAGTTGGTTGTGGAACTCCAATCTTTTTCAAATCTACCTCGCTCCACAGATCATCTAATAGCAGTATGAATTTCTTTCTTCTTAGGATATTCTCTATGAAAGATGATTTCTTCTCTTCTGTTTCCTTTTCCAATTCTTGGTCAGCACGTAATCGGAATCAGTGTCGGAGCGAACCAAATGAACTTTCGCAAAAGGATTTAACACGTGAACTGATGTGATTAGTAATCAGTTTGATCATATTGGATTGGATTAATTGAAATTCTAAGGGGACCAAGCACCGTATACCAATCTCTTGTGTGCGCATTTGGAAAAATCATTCTCTATCTATTATAGTATTATGCAAAGACTTAATCAATATATTCGTaaagaaaaatatgaattaTCATGCCTGCCCTTAAGTTGCAGGTTTCAATGTCTCAAACGAGAGACATCTTATCATGCAACAAAGTAAAAAGAACTACCATATAAGCCTCTCCTGCGGCTGCAGTGTATCATTAGGGTCTGATCTTTGGAATAGGCACGTAAAGTTATAATCTACTGTTCTTCCCAAATGTCGCAATGATCTGTGGAGGCCGTGCATAGAGCCAATGAACATCTAACATATCAGGGAATCGTCTCAATGAGTACCGAGTTTATCAGAACCCATACCTTGATTTAGCAAAGAAACAAATCAGAAACTGGACCATTGTAGACTGTAAATTGAAGAATAGAAAACGGCGTCGTTGGAAGTGAGATGTTATTTTTAGTTGTTAAACGTCCCACATCGGAACAAACAAGCTTTTCTCTgttgtatatataagattaacTCGCAAGAAGTGCACGTCCAGCTTGGTAACGCGGGCTTGTGATCCGAGTGGAGACAACAAGATGTTGGAACTATGGGCCGATCTCATTAGGCCGGGTTCGGGTTGGCTATTCACTGGCCTGCCCATTCCAAGTCGGGAGTTGAGGGTTCGGGCTCGAGCGAAGGCTTGTGGTTCGGGCACTCTTAGAGCGGAGGAGACTGCGTGAGGCTGGTTTCACAGAGCAGCGTCCACCTCCCGCTTTCGACGGTGGAAGGATCACGGGCCGGTGCCTTCTGAGCCCACTATGACCTAAGACCACCTCCATTGGAGGTTCTTAGAGGTGGTacttaaacaaaaatcaaataaaaataaatgaaaaaaggaaaaaatcaaGAGGACCGGTACTAAAAAAAGGAGTTTTGGAATCACTAAGTACCCCATACGTGGTCTTTTTCTATTGgttgtctttttcttttcttttttttctttttttttgttcaaaattgattctctctcttttctatCGTATTGTCtgtcattcttcttcttctccaaatcCTTGAGTTTTTTTGTTGATTTGAAGTTGAAACTGAAATTTGGTTTTGATGATGAGGTTGGCTTATTATCTCCGGCAAGGTCAGATCTCGTGTCGAATTTGAAACTGAAATTTGgttttgatgatgaagatgaagtgaCGAATTGTTGACTCTTCGTTTGCAGAGAGGAGACATTGGAGCTAAACAGAAaaaagtggaagaagaagatagaaatAAACTCTTATCTTTTGCCCCTGTttcagtttataaaaaaaaacttttttaaaaaatttaagaaccTCAATGTGTTACTAACCAATGGAGAAGGAAAAaattaaatagattaaaaagGGTACTTAAGCTTTCAAATCAAAgaattatacattaatttaattttaagtaCCCATTAGGGGTACTTACCGATGGAGGTGCTCTAATAAGCTGGTTTCAACTGGACCaacatctttttatttttcaccaCGAGAAACGACATCAACAGCTACGCAGTTCAAACATTGCATCCAAATTCGCAGACAACTACTTTTTTAACATGTGCGAGAATGTTTTGTGAGATTATTAAAGAACAGGCCATGCTGATGCCTGAGACGGAGCCTCTTCAGATTCATTTTACTATACCATCGTATCTGCTATTAACATCTCATTAGTTTCATAAGATTTTGTATGCATTAAGCTATTAGTATCACCTAACTTgatgtaatttttatatttatcaaaatgaggcatcaaaatatttttatatcatcTTTTAATTCCATACTTAAGcaacaagaaacaaatattacTACTCTTCAACAGTGGATGACATGAACTCAACAAATGTCTTCATCAACTTCAAAGCATTTTCAGAGTTAGCGTTATGGATATGGAAGCAATGTCCTTCCTCTTCATCCTCCACCACTTCCAACTCTCCTCTCCACCCACTCTTCTCCAGCTTCGCCGCGTAAGCCAACCCTTGCCGTCCAAACACATCTTTTCCAGCAACTGCAACCAAAACCCTCTCACATCCCAGTCCGGATATATCTGACCCGGATCCGACAACGTTCAACCACGGATCATCCACCCCATCTACACTATTCGGACTCGCTAGCTCCCAAACCTCTGCCACTTGGCTTCTGATTCTTTCATCTTGCACATCTTTCTCGTCGACCGGATCTTTCCCCCAAAAACCTGGATGCACCATAGCAACTCCTTTGATTCTAGGGTGGAGCTTCTCTTTGCCTGCTTTTATCGCCATGTGATGAGATATATTAGCTCCGGCGACAAAGACTCTGCCAAAGTCAGCGAGTTCATTGATCCAAACCTCTTCACCAAACCCATCAGAATGAGAAAATATCCACTGAATGGCCGCCCAAGAATCTTCATACGCCGCCGGTATCGGATGCTCCGGTGCACGGCGGTATTGAACCGACGCGGCGAGGCAGTTAGAGGTTTTGACGACCTCTGCGAGGTAGTTATGGTAAACAGGGGAGAAAGGGGACTCCATGATGTAAGCTCCGCCGTGGAAGTAGATAAGTAAAGGTAGTTTTTTACCGGCGGCGAGTTTTGTCGATTTATGAGGGAGGAAGAGACGTACGGAGAGGTTATGTTCTGGTGAGTAAACGACGTCTTTTGTCACGACGTCGTTTTGGGGGTCTAGTGAGGTTGGGATGACGTCGTTGCCGCTAAGTCGCTCGACGCGGCCGTCTTTGTGTATTCTGATGGGTGGAAGATGAGAAGTACGATGAGGTtccatctttgtttttttttggagaagATAGTGAAAGTAAAAAAATGGTCGAAATGGTGATAACACGTAATATGATGGCATCGTTACTAGCATGTTATATATTGTGGTGATTAAAGAAAGTTATAtttcttttctaaaatattaaattaaatttactttAATTTAGATTTGTCCCTTGGAAAGCCAAAGTTTTCGGTTACATCAGTTACTGGTAACATGCATGTGTCAATACAGAGGACGTATTTGAAACGAAAGTGTGTTACTGGTTTTTGCTATTGCGATTAAAATTGGACTACAAGTCTCATATGGCCAGAAACATTCAATATAAGGTGATACGCACTATTAATCATACTCTTTTTTccaatttttcattaattaggTGAacgattttatttttcttcatctTTTGTTAGGTAAATACACGAAGTCTTTTGTCACGACGTCGTCTTGGGGGTCTAGTGAGGCTGGGATGACGTCGTTGCCGCTAAGTCGCTCGACACGGCCGCCTTTGTGTAATCTAACATTGTCTGAGCAATGAGGAAGGTGATACCTTATGCAGACGAATGTCTGGTTTGTGCTCGAACAAACAAGTGGAAGCTCTACAATAGTTTTAATTAGGTTCGAATGTAAAATGACTTCGGTATTGAATTACAAATATACCTCCAATATGTTAAAGCTTTTCTGCAAATAATAGAGATTGACTGCTGTACGCAAGAGAGAGTAGATTTGGCTCAAAGCCTCAGAAGGAAATGTGAAGCATAGTGTTGCAAAGTTCACAAGGAGAAATGTTGAAACAGTTTTGAGTTCGTGAATACAGTGCGTTAAGATTGGATTATTACTTTATTTAAGATTGAACAGTTTGACATTATGGGTTAATAAAAAACGAAGACATCAAGTTTATTCTTAGAACAGAGTTTAAGCTATACTCTTCAACAGGTGATAAAGTCGACAAACTTCTTCAAGAATTTTGGAGCATTATCAGAATCAGGGTCTAAGAGATGAAAGCAAtgatcttcctcttcttccacaACCACCTCAACATCCCCTCCCCACCCACTCTTCTTCAGCTTCGCCGCGTAGCCCAACCCTTGTCGCACAAACACATCTTTCCCCGCCACCGCAACCAAAACCTTCTCACATCCCAACCCGGAAAGATCCGAGTCGGATCCAACCACGTTAAACAACGGATCATCCGTTCCATTAACACTATTCGGACTCGCGATCTCCTCCCAAACTTGCGCGATTCCTCTTCTCGTCTCCACGTCTTGCACATCATGCTCGTCGACAGGATCAGTCCCCCAGAAAGCTGGATGAACAATCGCAACCCCTTTGATTCTAGGGCTAAGCTTCTCCTTACCCGCTCTCATGGCCATGTGGTGCGACATATTGGCTCCGGCGCTATCTCCGGCGAGGAAAACTCTGTTGAAATCAGCATATTCGTTGATCCAATCCACAGGACCAGACCCATCTGAATGCGAGAAGACCCACCGAATCGCAGACCATGAATCCTCATACGCCGCCGGGATCGGATGCTCCGGGGCACGGCGGTACTGAACCGACACCGCCAAGCAACTCGCGGCTCTCACAACCTCCGTCAGGAAACTGTGGTAAATCGGAGAAAAAGGGGACTCGACGATCCATGCTCCGCCGTGGATGTAGATAAGCAACGGGAGTTTGTTACCGGCGGCGAGTTCTCTGGCTTTATGAGGAAGGAAGAGACGAGCGGAGAGGCTATGCTTTGGCGAGTACACGACGTCCTTCGAGACGACACCGTTTTGTGGAGTTAGAGACGCTGGGACGGTTTCGGTGCCGGAAAGACGCTCGACGCGACCGTCTTTGTAGATCCTGACGAAGGGAGGATGCTCGGAGACGAGATCAGATGAAGAGTGTGAACATATACTACGAAGAGTTGTGTTGGGAGAGGAAagccggtggtggtggtggtggtgaccgGAGACGCTGACGGCTGTCCGTGAAGATGACAGCGGAAAGTTATAGCGAGGAGAGTGGCGAAAGAAGCGGAAGAAGAGAGGGGGCGAAGAGagcgaggaggaagaggagattCTTCGGAGCATTTTTACCGAAATATCTTTTCCGACAGGGATTGCTTTGTGTCTGTCGGCAAGAGTACTTTATCCAAATCTTTTACTGCGGAAATAAATTTTGGACAACGTGTACGTATGTCTAGAGGAGGATATGTGTTTCCTGTTTTGTAATTTTCCGCACTATTTTTACttctaaataaatataattaaaatacttttttcaatttaaaaataaatattactcctcgaattatattaaataattatttttcaagTAACACTGAAAGATGAAATCACAAAATAGTATTCGTTAAAagcaaacatatatatacatattttttaattttttttagttattagGATTTAAAATCTAAGATTTaggaaaaaaaactttttgtttAATCAATGTGCTTTGGTTAACCAATGTGTTTTGTAACGACTACATCAGACATCATTTgatttgttgaaaaaaaaaaaactttttgttttaaatattttatttttgattttttatattaaaattatcatttgataaaaattagtttattcTGTTGTTTAGTAAATGCTATTTATGATTTCGATTTTGTGTGATATTTTTgagataatttttaatatcataAGTATGCGGTTCGAGACTAAGTCTAAGACTATGTACAGGATTCAACACATTCCACTtcattttttaacattttatgtcatcttttctttctttcacatCATCATTTAACACACATTAAACTTGTATCCACTATAATGGTTTTGTTAGATAAAATTcaacattatattttatcaattaataattaattttttatatatccaaattaaaCAAACTCAGTgtctatttatatataatttaaaatgataaaatatagtataagaaataaaaataaattaattaatttataataagattaatttattttaaataattaagaaaatatcaaaatatcaaaaaatatttagaaagtaACATGCGTCGTTAGTGACCTCCACTTTCTTTTTATTCAACATATTGAATCTTTTTAACACCAATTAATCCATATCatcaaatttcatttttttagcaCCCTCAATGTAACGATTCAACTGTTGAATCTTTTATTCAACATTTCCATTGTACATGGTCTAATAGCTTTGCATCCAGCCACCACAACTCCTTGCACGACCACCGCTACAACTCTGTTTACCACTATTTTCATTCTGCTCACTTCTCATTCGTTATCACCACCGTTGCATCATACACCActaattttatcaaatttattgtCAATAGAAAATCCGttctttctttttgatttttatattattgaatttttacatttattaatGCAATGAAATATTAgaagatttttaatatttaattaaaataattgttttttgtaaatattttcagCTACTGGAAATTAATCGGAGGTTGATTACTCAAAAAATCATCGGTACATTCAGATGATTccaataaaatttttttacaatatttatCGTAACTTACCCAGTGTTTCCAACAATTGATGATTTTCTAGATTCAAACACCGATGAAATTAGGATTGTCGAAAAATGATATAAACTTCTGTTTAGTATGGTTGTCGaatatcactttttttttttgaagttaatGAGCTTTATTAAGCAAAACATAAAACTCAATTCTAATTGAAGCCCACAAATATTGCTTACCAAAATGAAACGATGTGTTTTAAAAATCGGGAGGCGTACCGACTCTAGAATATACGAATTATTGAATATACGAATTAGTGAGATGAAATCCTAGATGGGTACTCCACAAAAATCTTCTTAAAGAAATTCGAAGCATTCTCAGCATTATATGAACAGCATCAAGCAATATCTTTGATTCAGTTTATTTCTTGCAAACATATAATGAGTAAAACAAATCGAATTAAAAACAGgtacaacaaatttaaaaatttatccaACACAGGTAATCACACTATTATCATCATCAAAGAACATTCACAAAATCATCATCACCATTT
This genomic window contains:
- the LOC117125860 gene encoding probable disease resistance protein At1g15890, with the protein product MRADDELKMDCLSTNEAWELFQNVVGEAPLKKDSEILTLAKKNSEKCHGLPLALNVIGKAMSCKEDVHEWRHANDVLKSSSREFPGMEENILSVLKFSYDGLEDDKMKSCFLYCSLFPEDYEIKEEELIEYWINEGFINGKRDEDGSNNKGHVIIGLLVRAHLLMESETTVKMHDVLREMALWIGSTSAKQCVKTGVNLTLIPYDDINWSVLRRISLMRNQFDE
- the LOC103871389 gene encoding probable carboxylesterase 3, yielding MLVTMPSYYVLSPFRPFFYFHYLLQKKTKMEPHRTSHLPPIRIHKDGRVERLSGNDVIPTSLDPQNDVVTKDVVYSPEHNLSVRLFLPHKSTKLAAGKKLPLLIYFHGGAYIMESPFSPVYHNYLAEVVKTSNCLAASVQYRRAPEHPIPAAYEDSWAAIQWIFSHSDGFGEEVWINELADFGRVFVAGANISHHMAIKAGKEKLHPRIKGVAMVHPGFWGKDPVDEKDVQDERIRSQVAEVWELASPNSVDGVDDPWLNVVGSGSDISGLGCERVLVAVAGKDVFGRQGLAYAAKLEKSGWRGELEVVEDEEEGHCFHIHNANSENALKLMKTFVEFMSSTVEE
- the LOC103871390 gene encoding probable carboxylesterase 4, mitochondrial, whose protein sequence is MLRRISSSSSLSSPPLFFRFFRHSPRYNFPLSSSRTAVSVSGHHHHHHRLSSPNTTLRSICSHSSSDLVSEHPPFVRIYKDGRVERLSGTETVPASLTPQNGVVSKDVVYSPKHSLSARLFLPHKARELAAGNKLPLLIYIHGGAWIVESPFSPIYHSFLTEVVRAASCLAVSVQYRRAPEHPIPAAYEDSWSAIRWVFSHSDGSGPVDWINEYADFNRVFLAGDSAGANMSHHMAMRAGKEKLSPRIKGVAIVHPAFWGTDPVDEHDVQDVETRRGIAQVWEEIASPNSVNGTDDPLFNVVGSDSDLSGLGCEKVLVAVAGKDVFVRQGLGYAAKLKKSGWGGDVEVVVEEEEDHCFHLLDPDSDNAPKFLKKFVDFITC